In Candidatus Desulfofervidus auxilii, one genomic interval encodes:
- a CDS encoding cyclic nucleotide-binding/CBS domain-containing protein: MKAEEIMTKKIEYIEPDAFVYEALEKLIDKRIRSLVVRPKDEKNVYGIVTVRDIVFKAIGKGLDLGKTKVEEITTRPVVCIEKDMDIEHIVKLMAKFNIARVFVSEGGKIIGIVALFDIITAFIKESMGLKPLGV, translated from the coding sequence ATGAAAGCAGAAGAAATAATGACTAAGAAAATAGAATACATAGAACCTGACGCCTTTGTTTATGAGGCCTTAGAAAAGCTTATTGACAAAAGAATTAGGTCTTTGGTGGTAAGGCCTAAGGATGAAAAGAATGTTTATGGAATAGTTACGGTAAGGGACATAGTCTTTAAGGCTATCGGTAAAGGGCTAGACTTGGGTAAAACAAAGGTAGAAGAAATTACAACAAGGCCCGTGGTTTGTATTGAGAAAGATATGGACATAGAACATATTGTAAAATTGATGGCTAAATTTAATATTGCAAGGGTCTTTGTAAGTGAAGGAGGAAAGATAATTGGTATTGTAGCCTTATTTGACATCATAACTGCCTTTATAAAGGAAAGTATGGGATTAAAACCCTTAGGGGTGTGA
- a CDS encoding sulfite exporter TauE/SafE family protein → MDKKRRILKLGFLILALLVSIATLYAAETSPQVTQVTEQTVGMSPLTFFIILLVVTTLMGIFAVLAGVGGGVIFTPIMMGFTPIDSYIIRTTGLFVAMSGALVAARPFLKRGITNVRILFMAAVPYGVFCIIGALLAGYIHATMGVTGEALVRGTLGIIVIAIGLLFVFAGGRAEWPEVKEVDGFTEKMALDMGYWEDSLNKVVDYKVTRAWLGIILFCGVGLISGMFGLGAGWAMVPVFNLVMLAPLKVAATCSKVLISIGDTAAIWPYIAGGGMFALFAVPCMIGLIGGTLIGARIMLKIKAGFVRWLIIVIMFFAGIRLLMKAAKMLHWM, encoded by the coding sequence ATGGATAAAAAGAGAAGAATTTTAAAACTAGGTTTTTTGATACTTGCCCTTCTAGTGAGTATAGCCACCCTATATGCCGCTGAAACCAGTCCTCAGGTAACGCAAGTAACAGAACAAACAGTGGGAATGAGTCCACTAACATTTTTTATTATCCTACTTGTTGTCACCACCCTCATGGGTATCTTTGCAGTGTTAGCAGGTGTAGGTGGGGGTGTTATATTTACGCCCATTATGATGGGATTTACTCCTATAGACTCCTATATCATCCGGACTACAGGGCTATTTGTGGCCATGTCTGGTGCCCTAGTTGCAGCCCGGCCATTTTTAAAAAGGGGTATTACCAATGTCAGGATACTATTTATGGCTGCAGTGCCATATGGAGTGTTTTGCATTATTGGCGCACTCCTAGCCGGGTATATCCATGCAACTATGGGTGTAACTGGAGAGGCGCTAGTTAGAGGCACACTGGGGATTATAGTAATTGCCATCGGCCTCTTATTTGTATTTGCCGGGGGAAGGGCAGAGTGGCCAGAAGTCAAGGAGGTTGATGGATTTACTGAAAAGATGGCCTTGGATATGGGCTATTGGGAAGATTCACTAAATAAGGTAGTTGACTATAAGGTCACAAGGGCGTGGCTAGGAATTATTCTTTTCTGTGGTGTAGGTTTAATATCAGGGATGTTTGGACTAGGCGCAGGCTGGGCAATGGTACCTGTGTTTAATTTGGTAATGCTTGCACCATTAAAAGTTGCCGCCACATGTAGTAAGGTATTAATTAGTATAGGCGATACCGCTGCTATTTGGCCATATATTGCTGGAGGGGGAATGTTTGCCTTGTTTGCCGTCCCCTGTATGATTGGTCTAATTGGAGGAACACTTATTGGGGCTAGAATTATGCTCAAAATCAAGGCAGGATTTGTCCGATGGCTCATTATAGTCATTATGTTTTTTGCAGGAATTAGATTGTTAATGAAGGCAGCAAAAATGTTACATTGGATGTAG
- a CDS encoding SLC13 family permease — protein sequence MAKFSLIIAPILSIILVLFLNLKPGNPQVTYTAAVALLMAIWWVTEAIPLAVTALLPAVLFPILGIMNGKAVSAFYFNDVILLFIGGFIVALAMQRWNFHKRIALKIMLWMGINPWQVVLGFMGATAFLSMWISNTAATMVMVPIAMAIIAKLEENIEGKKVSRFSKGLLLGIAYAASIGGMATLIGTPPNLALVKIFSIYFPQAPEISFARWFVFALPLVIVFFLCAWLLIFLLFCKNVKFQVNLDMFYKEYKKLGPMKFEEWVVMIDFILLALLWFTRKDIPIGGFRIPGWSSLFPVPKFIDDGTVAIAMTLPLFFIPARDHQTIMDWETASQLPWGIVLLFGGGFALAAGFKQSGLSAWFGEQLQGLSFLHPFLIMIAISLLMIILTQFTSNTASTQMILPIVASMSISLRINPLPLMVLTTLSASCAFMLPVSTPPNAIIFGTNAIKVFDMAKTGTILNLLGAMLIIAYITIFGTF from the coding sequence ATGGCCAAGTTCAGTTTAATTATTGCCCCTATTTTAAGTATCATATTAGTCCTTTTTCTTAATCTAAAACCAGGCAACCCTCAAGTCACATATACAGCAGCAGTAGCTTTACTTATGGCCATCTGGTGGGTTACAGAAGCCATTCCTTTAGCCGTAACAGCCTTATTACCAGCGGTTTTATTTCCAATTCTGGGCATTATGAATGGGAAAGCCGTTTCTGCCTTTTATTTTAATGATGTGATACTTTTATTCATTGGTGGATTTATCGTAGCCCTAGCTATGCAGAGATGGAATTTTCATAAAAGGATTGCCTTAAAAATCATGTTATGGATGGGTATAAACCCCTGGCAGGTTGTCCTAGGATTTATGGGGGCTACAGCATTTCTATCTATGTGGATTTCAAATACCGCTGCTACCATGGTCATGGTGCCTATAGCCATGGCCATTATTGCTAAATTAGAAGAAAACATTGAAGGGAAAAAGGTTTCTCGATTTTCTAAAGGACTTTTACTAGGCATTGCCTATGCAGCCTCTATTGGGGGAATGGCCACTTTGATAGGAACCCCCCCTAATCTGGCCTTAGTAAAAATCTTTTCTATCTATTTCCCTCAAGCCCCAGAGATTTCCTTTGCCAGGTGGTTTGTGTTTGCCCTCCCTCTAGTAATAGTGTTTTTTCTATGTGCCTGGTTATTAATTTTCCTGTTATTTTGTAAAAATGTGAAGTTTCAGGTCAATTTAGACATGTTTTATAAGGAATACAAAAAACTGGGCCCTATGAAATTTGAAGAGTGGGTAGTAATGATTGACTTTATTCTTCTGGCCTTATTATGGTTTACCAGAAAGGATATTCCTATTGGGGGATTTAGGATACCTGGTTGGTCCTCTCTATTCCCTGTCCCTAAGTTTATAGACGACGGAACAGTAGCCATAGCCATGACTCTCCCCCTATTTTTTATACCTGCTAGAGACCATCAAACTATTATGGATTGGGAAACCGCATCCCAACTGCCTTGGGGCATTGTTTTGCTCTTTGGAGGTGGATTTGCCCTGGCAGCAGGTTTTAAACAATCAGGGTTATCAGCATGGTTTGGGGAGCAACTCCAAGGTCTGTCTTTCTTGCATCCTTTTTTGATTATGATAGCCATCTCTCTATTAATGATAATTTTAACTCAATTTACCTCAAATACTGCTAGTACTCAAATGATTTTGCCTATTGTAGCTTCTATGAGTATAAGTTTAAGGATAAATCCGCTGCCTTTAATGGTCCTAACCACTCTCTCTGCTTCTTGTGCATTTATGTTACCAGTATCCACTCCCCCTAATGCCATTATCTTTGGCACTAATGCTATTAAAGTATTTGATATGGCCAAAACAGGAACTATCTTAAATCTCTTAGGAGCTATGTTGATTATTGCTTATATTACTATATTTGGAACATTTTAA
- a CDS encoding sulfite exporter TauE/SafE family protein — translation MDFRLFILPLIAFIIASLTSQAGVSGAFLLMPVQISLLGITSPIASATNLAYNIIAIPSGIQRFRKEKRFLVPLALSIIAGSIPGAFIGAFIRTNFLLNPKPFKLFVGLVLMCLGLRLILVRKKKIQAVTEIQIKQISFKKVTFSFAHEDFSFSPIVIFLLVLFTGTISGAYGIGGGALLAPILISVFMLPPHAIASSTLTGTFTTSIMGVCFYYLLGYPPDWEIAILFGIGGMLGMYTGARIQKYIPERVIKTILAFLIFIPAAKYILGYFR, via the coding sequence ATGGATTTTCGTCTTTTTATATTACCCTTGATAGCCTTTATCATTGCTAGTCTTACTTCACAGGCTGGAGTTTCAGGGGCATTTCTGCTTATGCCTGTTCAAATAAGTCTTTTGGGCATTACTTCTCCTATAGCAAGTGCTACCAATCTGGCTTATAATATAATCGCTATCCCCAGTGGCATTCAGAGATTTAGGAAAGAAAAGAGGTTTTTGGTTCCCTTGGCCCTTTCTATTATAGCAGGAAGTATTCCTGGAGCATTTATCGGGGCATTTATTAGAACCAATTTTCTGCTTAATCCCAAACCCTTTAAATTATTTGTTGGCCTTGTCTTAATGTGCCTTGGCTTGAGATTAATATTGGTGAGAAAGAAGAAAATACAGGCGGTTACTGAAATTCAAATTAAACAGATATCCTTTAAAAAGGTCACATTTTCTTTTGCTCATGAAGATTTTTCTTTTTCACCTATTGTTATCTTTTTACTTGTTCTTTTCACTGGAACTATCTCTGGGGCTTATGGAATTGGGGGTGGGGCATTACTAGCCCCTATCTTGATTTCGGTATTTATGTTACCACCCCATGCTATCGCTAGTTCCACCCTTACAGGCACATTTACTACTTCTATAATGGGCGTATGTTTTTACTACTTGTTAGGTTATCCACCTGATTGGGAAATTGCTATTTTGTTTGGTATAGGGGGTATGCTAGGTATGTATACTGGGGCAAGGATACAAAAATATATTCCTGAAAGGGTAATAAAAACCATCCTTGCCTTTCTCATTTTTATCCCCGCAGCAAAGTATATTTTAGGTTATTTCAGGTAG
- a CDS encoding lysophospholipid acyltransferase family protein, whose product MIKKLASSLAPLFIDFLYKTCRIKEKFLSSLPYSPVIYAGWHGILPGIFLLGRKRKIATIVSKSEDGELIVPAFKKFGFTVFRGSSHRGGIPALKQLANILKQGYDVGLAVDGSQGPLHKVQGGVLFLARHSGYPIVPLNVVYKYSITLPSWDKMEIPIPFSSGVVVYGKPLYVSKSANKDEINKLALELEKYLFYLGTLGKEWLR is encoded by the coding sequence ATGATTAAGAAACTGGCTAGTTCCCTTGCGCCTTTGTTTATAGATTTCTTGTATAAAACCTGCCGAATAAAGGAGAAATTTTTGTCTTCTTTGCCTTATTCTCCCGTTATTTATGCAGGTTGGCATGGAATTCTACCTGGTATTTTCCTTCTAGGCCGCAAGAGAAAAATTGCTACTATCGTGAGTAAAAGTGAAGATGGAGAGTTGATAGTTCCAGCATTTAAAAAGTTTGGATTCACTGTATTTAGAGGTTCTAGTCATAGAGGGGGAATTCCAGCCTTAAAACAACTCGCAAATATCCTCAAACAAGGCTATGATGTAGGTTTAGCTGTAGATGGCTCTCAGGGACCATTACACAAGGTGCAAGGAGGGGTCTTATTTCTGGCCCGACATTCTGGATACCCTATTGTTCCTTTAAATGTAGTTTATAAATATAGTATAACACTTCCCAGTTGGGATAAAATGGAGATACCCATTCCTTTTTCTTCTGGAGTAGTAGTTTATGGGAAACCACTTTATGTGTCTAAATCCGCTAATAAGGATGAAATTAATAAATTGGCCTTAGAATTAGAAAAATATCTTTTTTATTTAGGAACTTTAGGAAAGGAATGGCTAAGGTAA
- a CDS encoding CarD family transcriptional regulator, whose product MFKVGDLVVYPTHGIGVIKSIESKNLLEGEKRSFYIVQLLENNMVIMIPTDNVQSVGLRPLISKEEIPKVFCVLKEGKRLSLNGGSYNKRHKELMDKLKTGCIYDTAEVLRDLALLREEKTLSFSEKKLLNTARKLLVQEISIVHQSPEEVVDTQIREILNL is encoded by the coding sequence ATGTTTAAAGTAGGTGATTTGGTGGTATATCCCACTCATGGGATCGGAGTTATAAAGTCTATTGAATCAAAAAATCTTTTAGAAGGAGAGAAAAGAAGTTTTTATATTGTGCAACTTTTAGAAAATAATATGGTTATTATGATACCTACAGATAATGTCCAATCAGTTGGACTAAGGCCACTTATCTCCAAAGAGGAAATTCCTAAAGTCTTTTGTGTTTTAAAGGAAGGTAAAAGATTATCTCTCAATGGCGGAAGCTATAATAAAAGACATAAAGAGCTTATGGACAAATTAAAGACCGGCTGTATTTATGATACTGCTGAAGTATTGAGAGATTTGGCTTTATTAAGAGAAGAAAAAACACTTTCCTTTAGCGAAAAAAAATTGTTAAATACCGCCCGAAAATTGTTAGTTCAGGAAATTTCCATTGTCCATCAATCTCCTGAAGAAGTAGTAGACACACAAATTAGAGAAATTTTAAATCTGTGA
- a CDS encoding sensor histidine kinase — protein sequence MKQYIKWDISSHKFLLGVGSGVIILLLCALNLGIHSAQDLKEIIAQQFNHQQLILARQASQEIENSFNALIEELLILKYSQREPSPDLLQMIFQRAHRLGARGLLVLNQDKKVIYKIGEPTLTKLTPLDPNNLAVHLSKSWVYISEPLRKKIIVLFIDPYLLVQRHVARIRSGKTGYAWVIDENGYFIYHPIKSFIGQNAFKVRQEKAPDFYFKKINKIQRQEMLQGKEGIGEYISLWHRDVKGYVKKFVAYTPIHIPYTSHIWSVAVCVPEKEVNAVIHYLYLKQFFIQGSLILALIGLGIFALSLERGFRETLRQEVERKTEVLKKSEEKYRLLIESADDLILTLDMFGNIISFNQATASFFKKKPALLHGQPFNVIMQWPPNTIIDCLNQLYTTKQSIVKEHIVKINGKPHWLNTKLMPLYLGEEIKEILCIARDITKEKLVQEQLSNAEKMASLGTLAAGVAHEINNPLGIIIGFGELLLENTPRETQAYQDIKLILKHALHCKSIVQNLLNFARPTEDLSKAIDINEAIKEVINVVRHTLEINNIQMKIEFASSLPLVQGDKKQLQQVFLNLIINAMDAMPDGGELSITTRLDEQQAIEVLFQDTGCGIKEEDLGKIFDPFFTTKPEGRGTGLGLSISYSIISKHNGRIRCESEENKGATFIIDLPPIGGQYAR from the coding sequence ATGAAACAATATATCAAATGGGATATTTCTTCTCACAAATTTCTTTTAGGTGTTGGAAGCGGCGTTATCATTTTACTTCTTTGTGCCCTTAATTTAGGCATCCATTCGGCCCAAGATTTGAAAGAAATTATAGCGCAACAATTTAACCATCAACAGCTTATCCTTGCCCGCCAAGCTTCACAAGAGATTGAAAATAGTTTTAATGCCCTTATAGAAGAATTACTTATCCTGAAATATTCGCAAAGAGAGCCTTCTCCTGATTTACTGCAAATGATTTTCCAACGGGCACACAGGCTTGGTGCAAGGGGTCTATTGGTCTTAAATCAAGATAAAAAAGTCATTTATAAAATAGGTGAACCCACACTTACTAAATTAACACCCCTTGACCCAAACAACCTTGCTGTTCATCTCTCCAAGTCTTGGGTTTATATCTCTGAACCATTGAGAAAAAAAATCATAGTCCTTTTTATAGATCCTTACCTATTAGTGCAAAGACATGTGGCTAGAATCCGCTCAGGGAAAACAGGCTATGCCTGGGTCATAGATGAAAATGGCTATTTTATTTATCACCCTATCAAGAGCTTTATTGGTCAAAATGCCTTTAAGGTAAGGCAGGAAAAGGCCCCTGATTTTTACTTTAAAAAGATAAACAAAATCCAGCGCCAGGAAATGTTACAGGGCAAAGAGGGAATAGGAGAATATATTTCTCTCTGGCACAGAGATGTGAAAGGTTATGTCAAAAAATTTGTAGCCTATACACCTATTCACATTCCCTATACCTCACACATCTGGTCAGTAGCAGTATGTGTGCCAGAGAAAGAGGTAAATGCAGTTATTCATTATCTCTATTTAAAACAATTTTTCATCCAGGGCAGTCTAATCCTTGCCCTTATCGGATTGGGTATATTTGCCCTTTCCTTGGAAAGAGGGTTTAGAGAGACTTTGAGGCAAGAGGTGGAGAGGAAGACCGAAGTCTTAAAGAAATCTGAGGAAAAATATCGGCTTTTAATAGAAAGTGCCGATGATTTGATTTTGACTTTGGATATGTTTGGCAATATCATCTCTTTTAATCAAGCCACTGCCTCATTTTTCAAAAAGAAGCCCGCCTTGCTTCATGGTCAACCTTTTAATGTAATTATGCAATGGCCTCCAAATACAATAATAGATTGTTTAAATCAGCTTTATACTACTAAACAGAGTATTGTGAAAGAACATATTGTAAAAATAAATGGTAAACCGCATTGGTTAAATACAAAGTTAATGCCTCTGTATTTGGGGGAGGAGATAAAGGAGATCCTTTGTATTGCCCGTGATATTACTAAAGAAAAGCTTGTCCAAGAACAACTAAGTAATGCTGAAAAAATGGCTTCTTTAGGTACACTGGCAGCAGGTGTTGCTCATGAGATTAATAATCCCTTGGGCATCATTATTGGATTTGGCGAGTTGCTTTTAGAAAATACCCCGAGAGAAACTCAGGCATATCAGGATATAAAATTGATCCTCAAACATGCCTTACACTGCAAGTCAATAGTGCAAAATTTGCTTAATTTCGCTCGTCCCACTGAAGATTTAAGTAAGGCAATAGACATTAACGAAGCAATTAAAGAAGTTATTAATGTTGTCAGACATACACTAGAAATAAATAATATCCAAATGAAAATAGAATTTGCTTCTTCTCTACCTCTAGTCCAGGGAGATAAAAAACAACTCCAACAGGTATTTTTAAACTTAATTATCAATGCTATGGATGCCATGCCAGATGGAGGGGAATTATCCATCACCACCCGATTGGACGAACAGCAAGCTATAGAAGTTCTATTTCAGGATACAGGTTGTGGCATTAAAGAAGAAGATTTAGGCAAGATTTTTGACCCCTTTTTTACTACCAAGCCTGAAGGAAGAGGGACTGGCTTGGGGTTGTCTATTAGCTATAGTATTATCAGTAAGCATAATGGGCGAATTCGCTGTGAAAGCGAAGAAAACAAGGGGGCTACCTTCATCATTGACTTGCCACCCATAGGAGGACAATATGCCAGGTAA
- the coaE gene encoding dephospho-CoA kinase (Dephospho-CoA kinase (CoaE) performs the final step in coenzyme A biosynthesis.): MLKIALTGSPGSGKTTVSEMFKALGAEVINADKICHNFFIPCQKSYHEIVNYFGKECLNPDKTLNTSYLRQRLISSKKDKQILETILHPRIYAKIMEILNQLKEKLVIIEIPLLFEVGWESDFDKVIVVYASKERCLSRLQKKGLSLQEAEKILALQWPIEKKINKAHFVIDNNGDLNTTEKQVKEIWRKLITDYFKVAFYLK, encoded by the coding sequence ATGCTTAAGATTGCTCTTACTGGTAGTCCAGGTAGTGGAAAGACCACTGTATCAGAGATGTTTAAAGCATTAGGAGCTGAGGTTATAAATGCAGATAAAATCTGCCATAACTTCTTTATCCCTTGCCAAAAAAGTTATCATGAAATTGTAAATTATTTTGGCAAAGAATGCCTCAACCCGGATAAAACTTTAAACACCAGTTACCTGCGCCAAAGACTTATTTCTTCTAAAAAAGATAAACAAATTTTAGAAACCATTTTACACCCTAGGATTTATGCCAAAATTATGGAAATCCTGAATCAATTGAAAGAAAAATTGGTTATAATTGAAATTCCCCTTTTATTTGAGGTAGGTTGGGAAAGCGATTTTGACAAAGTGATTGTGGTTTATGCAAGTAAAGAAAGATGTCTCAGCCGTTTGCAAAAAAAGGGGCTTTCCCTACAAGAGGCAGAAAAAATTCTTGCCCTACAATGGCCTATAGAAAAGAAAATAAATAAGGCGCATTTTGTCATAGATAATAATGGTGATTTAAATACTACTGAAAAACAGGTAAAAGAAATCTGGAGGAAATTAATAACTGACTATTTTAAAGTTGCTTTCTACCTGAAATAA
- the polX gene encoding DNA polymerase/3'-5' exonuclease PolX, whose protein sequence is MHNQEVARVFYEIANLLEIKGENPFRIRAYRRAAQNIENLAEDITKVIQTNRKIPGIGQDLIQKIKEIIHTGTLQMYEELKKEIPPGLLDLVAIPGVGPRTAKTIYEHYGITSLDDLEKLCLEHKIQKLPGFKAKTEENILKGIQLVKKGRERRPLGLILPVSEEIIRTLKKKCHLERIDIAGSVRRRRETVKDIDILVCSSAPQEVMEVFTKLPIVSDVIAKGKTKSSIRTQDGLQVDLRVVEKNCYGAALCYFTGSKAHNIRIRELAIKKGLKINEYGIFEGDNYIGGKEEEEVFKAVGLPYIPPELREDRGEIEAGLQNKLPKLLELREIKGDLHVHSKYSDGAATLSEIAEKAREMGLQWVAVCDHSQSLKVAGGVSVEDLRRKRKEIEIFNQSSSDIKLLCGTEVDILNDGSLDYPDEILKELDFVIAAIHTGFKQDEATLTTRMVRAMENPYVHSIAHPTGRIINEREGYSLNLEQVFAKAVQTNTCLEINAYFKRLDLNDILSKTARDKGIKLTIGTDAHILDQMEYLRLGVFVARRGWLEKGDVLNTMSYDQLIHFLKRKK, encoded by the coding sequence ATGCACAACCAAGAAGTAGCCAGAGTTTTTTATGAAATTGCTAATTTATTAGAGATAAAAGGAGAAAATCCTTTCCGTATTAGAGCATATAGACGGGCAGCCCAAAATATAGAAAATCTAGCAGAAGATATAACTAAAGTAATCCAAACAAATAGGAAAATACCAGGAATTGGTCAAGATTTAATACAAAAAATTAAGGAGATTATCCATACAGGCACTTTGCAAATGTATGAAGAATTAAAAAAAGAAATACCGCCAGGATTACTTGACTTAGTAGCTATTCCTGGTGTAGGTCCTCGGACTGCTAAAACAATTTATGAACATTATGGCATCACCAGTTTAGATGATTTAGAAAAATTGTGTTTAGAACACAAAATTCAAAAGTTACCTGGCTTTAAGGCCAAAACAGAAGAAAACATTTTAAAAGGCATCCAATTGGTAAAAAAGGGAAGAGAAAGAAGACCATTGGGTCTTATTTTACCTGTGTCTGAAGAAATCATCAGAACTTTGAAGAAAAAATGCCATTTAGAAAGAATTGATATAGCAGGTAGTGTCCGAAGAAGGCGGGAAACAGTAAAAGATATTGATATTTTAGTTTGCTCTTCTGCACCTCAAGAGGTAATGGAAGTATTTACCAAACTGCCTATAGTGAGCGATGTTATTGCCAAAGGCAAAACTAAATCCAGTATTCGGACCCAAGATGGCTTGCAGGTTGATTTGCGGGTAGTGGAAAAGAACTGTTATGGGGCGGCTCTTTGTTACTTCACAGGGTCAAAGGCACATAATATTCGTATTCGGGAGTTGGCTATCAAAAAGGGGCTAAAAATTAACGAATATGGAATTTTTGAAGGAGACAATTATATTGGCGGTAAAGAGGAAGAAGAGGTTTTTAAAGCAGTGGGGTTGCCTTATATTCCACCTGAATTAAGGGAAGACAGAGGAGAGATTGAGGCGGGTTTACAAAATAAATTGCCAAAATTATTAGAATTAAGAGAAATTAAAGGAGATTTACATGTGCACTCAAAATATAGTGATGGGGCTGCCACTTTGTCAGAAATTGCTGAGAAGGCCAGAGAAATGGGACTACAATGGGTAGCGGTATGTGACCATTCCCAGAGTTTAAAAGTGGCAGGTGGTGTTTCTGTTGAAGATTTAAGAAGAAAAAGAAAAGAAATAGAGATTTTTAACCAGTCTAGCTCTGATATAAAATTATTGTGTGGGACAGAAGTAGATATCCTAAACGATGGTTCATTAGATTACCCTGATGAAATATTGAAGGAATTGGATTTTGTAATAGCAGCAATTCATACTGGTTTCAAACAAGATGAGGCTACTTTAACTACAAGGATGGTAAGGGCTATGGAAAATCCTTATGTCCATAGTATTGCCCATCCCACTGGCCGTATTATTAATGAAAGAGAGGGATACTCACTCAACTTAGAACAGGTTTTTGCTAAGGCTGTCCAAACCAATACATGTTTGGAAATCAACGCCTATTTTAAAAGACTTGATTTAAATGATATCCTCTCAAAAACCGCCAGAGACAAAGGAATAAAATTGACCATAGGCACAGACGCCCACATCTTAGACCAAATGGAATACTTGCGCCTAGGTGTGTTTGTTGCCAGGAGGGGATGGTTAGAAAAAGGAGATGTTTTAAACACTATGAGCTATGACCAGCTTATACATTTTTTAAAAAGAAAAAAATGA
- a CDS encoding RluA family pseudouridine synthase: MDIFLTELTGLTRSQIKKAIDQGRVEVNDKIVTKANYKLKGKERVVFSPLPPVELDITPEPIPLDIIYEDEDLVVLNKPPGLVVHPAPGHLKGTLVHALLYHCNHLSGIGGVKRPGIVHRLDKDTSGLMLVAKNDVAHQELSQQFKERIIKKQYLALVFEIPKGKTGVIDFSLGRHPKERKKISIKTKNPRSALTSWQRKETFPHSALLLCEPQTGRTHQIRVHLSSIGHPILGDPIYFRKSKIKQIPLKKVRQIFQQIPRLMLHSWQLQFIHPVTKEDMKFEAPLPADMKEVINSLKQVADA; the protein is encoded by the coding sequence TTGGATATCTTTTTAACAGAATTAACCGGCCTTACCCGTTCTCAAATAAAAAAAGCTATTGACCAAGGGCGAGTAGAGGTCAATGATAAAATTGTTACTAAAGCTAACTACAAATTAAAGGGAAAAGAAAGGGTGGTTTTTTCTCCTCTTCCTCCTGTAGAATTAGATATTACCCCTGAGCCTATTCCTTTAGATATTATTTATGAAGATGAAGATTTAGTGGTTCTTAACAAGCCACCTGGTCTGGTGGTTCATCCTGCACCAGGTCATCTAAAGGGAACATTGGTGCATGCCCTTCTCTATCACTGTAACCATCTTTCTGGAATTGGCGGTGTGAAAAGACCAGGTATTGTTCATAGATTAGACAAAGATACCTCAGGCCTTATGCTGGTGGCTAAAAATGATGTTGCCCATCAAGAATTGAGCCAACAATTTAAAGAAAGAATAATCAAAAAACAATACTTGGCCTTGGTATTTGAAATCCCAAAGGGAAAAACGGGAGTGATAGATTTTTCTCTAGGACGTCATCCTAAGGAACGAAAAAAGATTTCTATTAAAACCAAAAATCCGCGCTCAGCCTTAACTTCATGGCAAAGAAAAGAAACCTTTCCTCATTCAGCTCTTTTACTCTGTGAACCCCAAACCGGCCGCACTCATCAGATTCGAGTTCACCTTAGCTCTATTGGCCATCCCATTTTAGGTGACCCTATTTATTTCCGTAAAAGCAAAATCAAACAGATTCCATTGAAGAAAGTAAGACAGATATTCCAACAAATACCCAGGCTTATGCTTCATTCTTGGCAGTTACAGTTCATTCATCCTGTTACCAAAGAAGATATGAAATTTGAAGCACCATTACCAGCGGATATGAAAGAGGTCATTAACTCTTTAAAGCAAGTGGCAGATGCTTAA